The Microcebus murinus isolate Inina chromosome 4, M.murinus_Inina_mat1.0, whole genome shotgun sequence genome has a segment encoding these proteins:
- the TIRAP gene encoding toll/interleukin-1 receptor domain-containing adapter protein isoform X1, whose product MASSTSLPAPRSQSKKPLGKMTDWLRQALLKQPKKMPDSAESSPTDTLQPTSQDSPPPLGLSSVTSPSTPLTLVGDSSSGRWSKDYDVCVCHSEEDLVAAQELVSYLEGSTASLRCFLQLRDATPGSAIASELCQALSSSHCRVLLITPGFLQDPWCKYQMLQALTEAPGAEGRTIPLLSGLSRAAYPPELRFMYYVDGRGPAGGFHQVKEAVMRYLQTLS is encoded by the exons ATGGCATCATCGACCTCCCTCCCAGCTCCTCGCTCCCAATCCAAGAAGCCTCTGGGTAAGATGACCG ACTGGCTCAGGCAGGCCCTGCTGAAGCAGCCCAAGAAGATGCCTGACTCTGCTGAAAGCTCCCCCACTGACACTTTGCAACCCACctcacaggacagccccccaccactgGGCCTCAGTTCTGTCACATCTCCCAGCACGCCTCTGACACTTGTGGGTGACAGCAGCAGTGGCCGCTGGAGCAAAGACTATGATGTTTGCGTGTGCCACAGTGAGGAGGACCTGGTGGCTGCCCAGGAACTGGTCTCCTACCTGGAGGGCAGCACTGCCAGCCTGCGTTGCTTCCTGCAGCTTCGGGATGCAACGCCAGGCAGTGCCATTGCGTCCgagctgtgccaggcactgagcagtAGTCACTGTCGTGTGCTGCTCATCACGCCAGGCTTCCTTCAGGACCCCTGGTGCAAGTACCAGATGCTACAGGCCCTGACTGAGGCTCCTGGGGCAGAGGGCCGCACCATCCCCCTGCTGTCGGGCCTGAGCAGAGCTGCCTATCCTCCTGAGCTCCGATTCATGTACTACGTGGATGGCAGGGGCCCCGCCGGTGGCTTTCACCAAGTCAAGGAAGCTGTCATGCGTT ATCTGCAGACACTCAGTTGA
- the TIRAP gene encoding toll/interleukin-1 receptor domain-containing adapter protein isoform X2 has product MASSTSLPAPRSQSKKPLDWLRQALLKQPKKMPDSAESSPTDTLQPTSQDSPPPLGLSSVTSPSTPLTLVGDSSSGRWSKDYDVCVCHSEEDLVAAQELVSYLEGSTASLRCFLQLRDATPGSAIASELCQALSSSHCRVLLITPGFLQDPWCKYQMLQALTEAPGAEGRTIPLLSGLSRAAYPPELRFMYYVDGRGPAGGFHQVKEAVMRYLQTLS; this is encoded by the exons ATGGCATCATCGACCTCCCTCCCAGCTCCTCGCTCCCAATCCAAGAAGCCTCTGG ACTGGCTCAGGCAGGCCCTGCTGAAGCAGCCCAAGAAGATGCCTGACTCTGCTGAAAGCTCCCCCACTGACACTTTGCAACCCACctcacaggacagccccccaccactgGGCCTCAGTTCTGTCACATCTCCCAGCACGCCTCTGACACTTGTGGGTGACAGCAGCAGTGGCCGCTGGAGCAAAGACTATGATGTTTGCGTGTGCCACAGTGAGGAGGACCTGGTGGCTGCCCAGGAACTGGTCTCCTACCTGGAGGGCAGCACTGCCAGCCTGCGTTGCTTCCTGCAGCTTCGGGATGCAACGCCAGGCAGTGCCATTGCGTCCgagctgtgccaggcactgagcagtAGTCACTGTCGTGTGCTGCTCATCACGCCAGGCTTCCTTCAGGACCCCTGGTGCAAGTACCAGATGCTACAGGCCCTGACTGAGGCTCCTGGGGCAGAGGGCCGCACCATCCCCCTGCTGTCGGGCCTGAGCAGAGCTGCCTATCCTCCTGAGCTCCGATTCATGTACTACGTGGATGGCAGGGGCCCCGCCGGTGGCTTTCACCAAGTCAAGGAAGCTGTCATGCGTT ATCTGCAGACACTCAGTTGA
- the FOXRED1 gene encoding FAD-dependent oxidoreductase domain-containing protein 1 isoform X1 encodes MLRRVLRLASGRALVARALSTRRGGSTPGEDRDGKVSEIKKKIQSILPGEPWNPLYDTSHLPPERSDVVIVGGGVLGLSVAYWLKKLENRRGAIQVLVVERDHTYSQASTALSIGGIRQQFSLPENIQLSLFSANFLRNINEYLAVVDAPPLDLQFNPLGYLLLASEKGAATMESNVKVQRQEGAKVCLMSPEQLQNKFPWINTKGVALASYGMENEGWFDPWCLLQGLRRKVQSMGVLFCQGEVTRFISSSSHMKTTSGKEVTLKRIYEVHVKMDHSMEYQPVECALVINAAGAWSGQVAELAGIGKGPPGTLQGTRLPVEPRKRYVYLWHCPQGPGLEAPLVTDMSGAYFRREGLGNNYLGGLSPIEEEEPNPGNLEVDYDFFQDKVWPPLAQRVPAFETLKVRSAWAGYYDYNTFDQNGVVGPHPLVVNMYFAAGFSGHGLQQAPGVGRAVAEMVLEGHFQTIDLSPFLFSRFYLGEKIQEHIII; translated from the exons ACAGGGATGGAAAGGTATCTGAGATTAAGAAGAAGATCCAATCTATCCTGCCTGGAGAGCCCTGGAATCCACTTTATGACACCAGCCACCTGCCCCCCGAACGCTCGGATGTGGTGATCGTGGGAGGTGGGGTGCTCGGCCTGTCTGTGGCCTATTGGCTGAAGAAGCTGGAGAATCGACGAGGTGCCATTCAGGTGCTGGTGGTGGAACGGGACCACACG TATTCACAAGCCTCCACAGCGCTTTCTATTGGCGGGATTCGTCAGCAGTTCTCATTGCCTGAGAACATACAGCTATCCCTCTTTTCAGCCAACTTTCTACGGAACATCAAT GAGTACCTGGCCGTAGTCGATGCCCCTCCCCTGGACCTGCAGTTCAACCCCTTGGGCTATCTCTTGCTAGCTTCAGAGAAGGGTGCTGCAACCATGGAGAGCAATGTGAAAGTGCAGAG GCAGGAAGGAGCCAAAGTTTGTCTGATGTCTCCTGAGCAGCTTCAGAACAAATTTCCCTGGATAAACACCAAGGGGGTGGCTTTGGCATCTTACG GGATGGAGAATGAAGGTTGGTTTGACCCCTGGTGTCTGCTCCAGGGGCTACGGCGAAAGGTCCAGTCCATGGGAGTCCTTTTCTGCCAGGGAGAGGTGACAC GTTTCATCTCTTCATCCAGCCACATGAAAACTACAAGTGGGAAAGAGGTGACCTTGAAAAGGATCTATGAAGTCCAT GTAAAGATGGACCACAGCATGGAGTACCAGCCTGTGGAGTGTGCCCTAGTGATCAATGCAGCAGGAGCCTGGTCTGGGCAAGTCGCAGAGCTGGCTGGTATTGGGAAGGGGCCACCTGGCACCCTCCAGGGCACCAGGCTACCTGTGGAACCAAGGAAGAG GTATGTGTATTTATGGCACTGCCCCCAAGGACCAGGCCTGGAGGCTCCACTAGTTACAGACATGAGTGGAGCCTATTTCCGCCGGGAAGGATTAGGCAACAACTACCTAGGTGGCCTTAGCCCCATTGAG GAGGAGGAACCAAATCCAGGGAACCTGGAAGTGGACTATGATTTCTTCCAAGACAAGGTGTGGCCTCCTTTGGCCCAGAGAGTACCAGCTTTCGAGACTCTGAAG GTTCGGAGTGCCTGGGCTGGCTACTATGACTACAACACCTTTGACCAGAATGGTGTGGTGGGCCCCCACCCGCTGGTTGTCAACATGTACTTTGCCGCAGGCTTCAGTGGCCATGGGCTCCAGCAGGCCCCTGGCGTGGGGCGTGCTGTGGCAGAGATGGTGCTGGAGGGCCACTTCCAGACCATCGACCTGAGCCCCTTTCTCTTCAGCCGCTTTTATTTGGGAGAGAAGATCCAGGAGCACATCATCATCTGA
- the FOXRED1 gene encoding FAD-dependent oxidoreductase domain-containing protein 1 isoform X2: protein MENEGWFDPWCLLQGLRRKVQSMGVLFCQGEVTRFISSSSHMKTTSGKEVTLKRIYEVHVKMDHSMEYQPVECALVINAAGAWSGQVAELAGIGKGPPGTLQGTRLPVEPRKRYVYLWHCPQGPGLEAPLVTDMSGAYFRREGLGNNYLGGLSPIEEEEPNPGNLEVDYDFFQDKVWPPLAQRVPAFETLKVRSAWAGYYDYNTFDQNGVVGPHPLVVNMYFAAGFSGHGLQQAPGVGRAVAEMVLEGHFQTIDLSPFLFSRFYLGEKIQEHIII from the exons ATGGAGAATGAAGGTTGGTTTGACCCCTGGTGTCTGCTCCAGGGGCTACGGCGAAAGGTCCAGTCCATGGGAGTCCTTTTCTGCCAGGGAGAGGTGACAC GTTTCATCTCTTCATCCAGCCACATGAAAACTACAAGTGGGAAAGAGGTGACCTTGAAAAGGATCTATGAAGTCCAT GTAAAGATGGACCACAGCATGGAGTACCAGCCTGTGGAGTGTGCCCTAGTGATCAATGCAGCAGGAGCCTGGTCTGGGCAAGTCGCAGAGCTGGCTGGTATTGGGAAGGGGCCACCTGGCACCCTCCAGGGCACCAGGCTACCTGTGGAACCAAGGAAGAG GTATGTGTATTTATGGCACTGCCCCCAAGGACCAGGCCTGGAGGCTCCACTAGTTACAGACATGAGTGGAGCCTATTTCCGCCGGGAAGGATTAGGCAACAACTACCTAGGTGGCCTTAGCCCCATTGAG GAGGAGGAACCAAATCCAGGGAACCTGGAAGTGGACTATGATTTCTTCCAAGACAAGGTGTGGCCTCCTTTGGCCCAGAGAGTACCAGCTTTCGAGACTCTGAAG GTTCGGAGTGCCTGGGCTGGCTACTATGACTACAACACCTTTGACCAGAATGGTGTGGTGGGCCCCCACCCGCTGGTTGTCAACATGTACTTTGCCGCAGGCTTCAGTGGCCATGGGCTCCAGCAGGCCCCTGGCGTGGGGCGTGCTGTGGCAGAGATGGTGCTGGAGGGCCACTTCCAGACCATCGACCTGAGCCCCTTTCTCTTCAGCCGCTTTTATTTGGGAGAGAAGATCCAGGAGCACATCATCATCTGA